Within the Porphyromonadaceae bacterium W3.11 genome, the region TTGAACTGTCGGCAGAGATACAACCGATTGCCACCACTCGGCTAAATATCCATGATGATGGCAAGGGTAGTTTCGATGAAGGTGATCATATACAATTGCAGGTGGCCCCTACCTCGGATGATTCACACATCTATGAATTGACCTATCGGAATGGACTTTGGACGCCAAGTCTGAGTTGGGCTGATATAAATGCCGATAAGGTATCGTTCTTTGCAACATATCCAACGCTGCAAAGTAATGATGCTGGAGAATGGATACACAAGGTTTCTGTAGATCAGAGGCATGGTGTGGATTATCAAAATTCAGATTTGCTGTGTGCCTATACGTACGTCCAACGGAAGGCTCCTGTACAGCTATCGTTCGCACATGCGATGAGTCGTGTGTCGGTGACTCTTAAGAGTGGCAACCATTTTACAGAGCAGCAGCTCGCATCTGCGGTTGTAAGCATTCGAGCCTTCGATCAAATCTCGGTGCAACCCGGCAATGGGGCTTTGGGGGCGATTTCTGGAGCAGAACAAAAAATCATATTTCACCATAACCAAGGAACTGCCACCTTTAATGCCATTGTGTGCCCACAGAAGATATTATCTGAGTGGAAGGAGGATTGGTGGATAGAAATTAAGATCGGTGAGCAGCTCATGAAGTACAAGGCTCCACTGAAATTGAAAGACGGCACACCAATGCTCTCATTGCAGTCTGGTAAAGAGTTATCCCTGACCATATCACTGAATGACAAAGAATACGTAGAAGAGGACTGGAGTAATCAGACAGTCTGGGTTTATGGTGTCCGGAATCCAAAACTTGATGAGTGGGGATATGCTTTTCCTAATACAAAGGTTTTGGGTTTGACATGGTAGGGGGGAGGGAACGAAGCGTACTTGGATAATATAGGGGTTTAGGGGTCGTATGTGTTTATATGATAGTGGGTTATGATGGAATGATGGAGAGGTGATGGAGAAAACGAAATGTTTATTTTGGTTGATTTTGGGTTAATTTTGGGGGTGGATGGTCGAAGGATGGTCGAGTAAATGTTAATCGGGTGATGCTGGAGCATTGAAATAGCATCGTAATTGTGGGTAAAAAGGGCGGAAAGCTGGCTTGTGGGCTGGCTTTCCGCTTTTGTTGTGTCTGTGGTCGAGGGGTGGTCGAATGGTGGTCGTTTGGGC harbors:
- a CDS encoding fimbrillin family protein — its product is MQFKDVRIAIYAFITLSFALGACQSETLINPISDTIELSAEIQPIATTRLNIHDDGKGSFDEGDHIQLQVAPTSDDSHIYELTYRNGLWTPSLSWADINADKVSFFATYPTLQSNDAGEWIHKVSVDQRHGVDYQNSDLLCAYTYVQRKAPVQLSFAHAMSRVSVTLKSGNHFTEQQLASAVVSIRAFDQISVQPGNGALGAISGAEQKIIFHHNQGTATFNAIVCPQKILSEWKEDWWIEIKIGEQLMKYKAPLKLKDGTPMLSLQSGKELSLTISLNDKEYVEEDWSNQTVWVYGVRNPKLDEWGYAFPNTKVLGLTW